In one Candidatus Leptovillus gracilis genomic region, the following are encoded:
- a CDS encoding protein kinase codes for MHLAFCRRGIGRQRHFAGTVTIMPLLSLFAHPHEMLGTQFELLEPLGQGSFGYVWKARRLSDNREVALKIPRDQELGEEALKREPEIMRAFDHPHIVQVYGYHTIGSLFVIEMEYVPGHNLADMLEGVNRDKPLSYQRILQWAQQILLGLEAIHAANVIHGDIKPLNVLINVEGNAKLVDFGTSRRLEDVWVWTKRQGTEAYWAPEVAFEEKRSLVSDIYSVGIMLYEMVTGELPYHSPFQLVSGQEIRRPGEVNDQVPRPLEAIIMRAIARSPQDRYPDCSAMLADITALLTQVEQGEIAALPERIRPTRLPYRPDSSSPLYYLEQAKSFLAEDDLQQALQAAETAVSRSGQHPNYLRLLGGIYLRMGYVSKALATYEQVLTVYDQDYPVTEGQLADLLERLGRLYIRTSRYGHAITTYERLLKITNRPVYIKFQLAVAHGLDADYRQAIRLLEEVREERPGMAVVFSKLGWAYRLEGHMRQALSYYNQALTLDAADLLSLYELGQYHWVTGDHTRAQSYFARIKQHDWSGQYTKRLQPFC; via the coding sequence GCCGGGGGATTGGTCGTCAGCGACATTTTGCTGGTACAGTCACCATAATGCCTTTACTTTCTCTGTTCGCCCACCCCCACGAGATGTTGGGGACACAGTTTGAATTGCTGGAGCCTCTTGGTCAAGGGTCGTTTGGTTACGTCTGGAAAGCACGCCGCCTGTCTGATAATCGAGAAGTGGCCTTGAAAATACCACGTGACCAGGAGTTAGGGGAAGAGGCGCTAAAGCGCGAACCAGAGATTATGCGGGCTTTTGATCATCCGCACATCGTACAGGTGTATGGGTATCATACCATCGGCTCCCTGTTTGTGATTGAGATGGAATATGTACCCGGCCATAACCTGGCCGATATGCTCGAAGGTGTTAACCGGGATAAACCGCTCTCTTACCAGCGTATCTTGCAGTGGGCACAGCAGATTTTATTGGGGCTAGAAGCTATCCATGCCGCCAACGTCATTCATGGTGATATCAAACCTCTGAATGTATTGATCAACGTGGAAGGGAACGCTAAGTTAGTGGATTTCGGCACCAGCCGCCGCCTTGAAGATGTCTGGGTATGGACAAAACGGCAGGGAACCGAGGCATATTGGGCGCCAGAAGTAGCCTTTGAAGAAAAGCGCAGTCTGGTCAGCGATATTTACTCAGTGGGCATTATGTTGTATGAGATGGTGACAGGTGAGCTGCCTTATCACTCCCCATTCCAGCTTGTTTCTGGTCAGGAGATCAGGAGACCTGGTGAAGTAAACGACCAGGTTCCACGTCCGCTTGAAGCTATCATCATGCGGGCCATCGCTCGTTCGCCTCAAGACCGTTACCCAGACTGCAGCGCTATGTTGGCCGACATAACCGCTTTATTGACGCAGGTGGAGCAGGGCGAAATCGCGGCCTTGCCAGAGCGGATACGCCCCACCCGGCTCCCTTATCGCCCAGATTCGTCATCACCTCTGTATTACCTGGAACAAGCCAAGTCTTTCCTGGCAGAGGATGATCTACAGCAAGCGTTACAGGCAGCGGAAACGGCCGTTTCCCGCAGCGGCCAACATCCCAACTACCTTCGTCTATTAGGCGGCATTTATCTTCGTATGGGTTATGTCAGCAAAGCGTTGGCGACTTATGAGCAGGTCTTAACTGTCTATGATCAGGATTATCCGGTAACTGAAGGACAACTTGCTGATCTATTAGAACGTCTGGGCCGCTTGTATATCAGAACCAGTCGCTATGGTCATGCCATAACCACATATGAGCGGCTGTTGAAAATAACAAACCGCCCCGTCTATATCAAGTTCCAACTCGCTGTGGCACATGGCCTGGATGCCGATTATCGGCAGGCAATCAGGTTGTTGGAAGAGGTGAGAGAGGAGAGGCCGGGAATGGCCGTTGTCTTCAGCAAACTGGGCTGGGCCTATCGTTTGGAAGGGCATATGCGTCAGGCTTTATCTTATTACAATCAAGCCCTTACGCTGGATGCGGCCGACCTTTTAAGTTTGTATGAGTTGGGCCAATATCATTGGGTAACAGGCGATCATACGCGAGCCCAAAGCTATTTTGCAAGAATCAAGCAGCATGATTGGTCTGGACAGTACACGAAAAGATTGCAACCATTTTGCTAG